A portion of the Tachysurus fulvidraco isolate hzauxx_2018 chromosome 8, HZAU_PFXX_2.0, whole genome shotgun sequence genome contains these proteins:
- the srsf2a gene encoding serine and arginine rich splicing factor 2a gives MSYGRPPPDVEGMTSLKVDNLTYRTSPETLRRVFEKYGRVGDVYIPRDRYTKESRGFAFVRFHDKRDAEDAMDAMDGALLDGRELRVQMARYGRPPDSHYGRRGGPPRRYGGYGRRSRSRSPRRRRHSRSRSRSRSRSRSRSRYSRSRSRSYSRSRSRSKSRTPRRSKSKSPSRSRSRSKTKSPSRSRSPRSNRASKSKSRSRSRSRPKSPEANGTES, from the exons ATGAGTTACGGTAGACCGCCGCCCGATGTCGAGGGCATGACGTCGCTGAAAGTGGACAATCTCACGTACCGAACCTCGCCCGAGACTCTGCGGCGTGTGTTCGAGAAGTACGGCCGCGTTGGAGACGTGTACATCCCGAGGGACCGCTACACCAAGGAGAGCCGCGGGTTCGCTTTCGTGCGCTTCCACGACAAGCGCGACGCCGAGGACGCGATGGACGCCATGGACGGCGCCCTCCTGGACGGACGGGAGCTCCGCGTGCAGATGGCGCGTTACGGCCGGCCGCCAGACTCGCACTACGGCCGCAGGGGAGGACCTCCGCGCAGATATGGCGGCTACGGACGGAGGAGTCGCAG TCGCAGTCCCCGGCGCAGGAGACACAGCAGGTCCCGCAGCAGGAGCCGCTCTCGCTCCAGAAGCAGGTCCCGCTACAGCCGCTCCAGGTCCAGGTCCTACTCTCGGTCCCGCTCCCGGTCTAAGAGCCGCACACCCCGCAGGAGCAAATCCAAATCTCCCTCCAGGTCCCGATCCAGATCTAAGACCAAGTCTCCTTCCAGGAGTCGCAGTCCGCGCTCCAACAGAGCGTCTAAATCCAAGTCCCGGTCCAGGAGCAGGAGCAGACCTAAATCCCCTGAGGCCAACGGAACAGAGTCGTGA